The genomic DNA TTGAAAAGTGAAGACGGGTATCGAAACGCCATAAAATATTTAGGGAAAGCTGTTGAGATTACACCCTATCATGCCGGGGTTCATGAAGCTAAAGGTGACTGTCATTTTGAGCTCGATGAATACGAAGAAGCTTTGCCGGAATATCAAGAAGCTGCAAAAATTGAACCAAATTTAGCTGTCTACCAGTTTAAAATTGGGCGTTGTTATGAAAAGCTCAACCAAAAGGATGAGGCAATTGTGGCTTACGAAGCTGCCTATATCTTAGATAAAAACTTTGTTGATGCCTTAAACGCGATTAAGAAACTTAATGTTGAAAATTAGAAGAAAATGACAATGGGATTGATTTGTTGATAAATAGGAAATGTAAGTTATGAAAAAGTGGGAAAAAAGGGAGAAAAAAGGGAAAAACCGGGCTTTGATGATTAAAAAACCATTCTTAAAAACGGGTTTTTTAGCCATTGTTATTTCAGTCATCATTTTTTTAGCCATCGTTGTTTTGACTGTTTCACTGATAACGGTAACTACCTATAGCGGAGTATCCCAGAAAATATTTTGCCGGACCTGTCATGTAATAAGAAACGAATTCGATGCTTTAAAAAAATCACCCCACAAAGATGTGCCCTGTTTGTCCTGTCACGGCAGCCCGGGTGTATTTGGTTTTTCTTTTAGGATGGCGGATGGGTTGCAGAACGGATTGTCTTATGTTTTCAAAACCTATAAAGAGCCTATTGTTTCAGAAGTATCAAACGATGCTTGTTTAAGATGTCATTATGATATAAAGAGACGGTTAGCAGTAAACAACGCCATACAAGTAAGCCACAAAGAGTTTTTAGACACTGGATATAAGTGTTCTGATTGTCATAATACGGTGGCACATGGAGATGTCATCGCCCAGCCAAAGATGCCTTATATGGATAAATGTACTGCTTGTCATAATAATAAAAAAGCTCCAACTACTTGCGGTTTATGCCATATGGAGAAAATGAAAAGAGAGGTAAGAACTCCGGGGCCATGGGCAATAACTCACGGCCCTACATGGGAAAGAACTCACGGCATGGGAAATTTAACTACATGCATCATCTGTCATGAAACTGAAAAATGTGAAAGGTGTCATATCGAGATGCCTCATCCTGAAAGTTGGCCTTATATTCACGGAGATGAAGCCAAAAAAGGGAGCATAGGAGATGACTGTTGTAATTGCCATTTAAATAGCTTTTGTGAGGATTGCCACAGGTTTGAAATGCCTCATCCTTTTGGTTTCTTGCCTGGGCATCCGGGCATAGTTAAGAAAAATGGAGACGAGATATGTTACACCTGTCACATAAAAGGTGATTGCAACGCGTGTCATGAAAGACACATGCACCCGGGTCTTCAACATTTAATGACAGAATAGGGATGAAATTGAAGGAAACATTACTGGAATTATTAAAAAAAGAAAAAATAATTGAAATATTGTCAAATCCTGAGGCTTACCCGGAGAAAGCCGTATTGATAATGGGTATGGTTATAATCATTGTTTTCATCCTTCTGATTTTAATTGGGGTTTTTACAGTTAAACCTTCAAAAAAAAGTTTAGAAGTAAAAGCAATAAATAAGGAGTTTAGGAAAGAATGCTTTTTAATAAATATTGAGATATTCGCGGTAATAATTCTCTTAATCATGATTCCGCTGCTAATGTATACTTCTACTCCAACTTTTTGTAGTTCCTGTCATGTAATGCAAAATGATTACGAATCCTGGAAAGTATCTATGCATAAAAATATAAGATGTATAACGTGTCACTACAAGCCCGGGGTGGTCAATTC from Candidatus Oleimmundimicrobium sp. includes the following:
- a CDS encoding cytochrome c3 family protein yields the protein MKKWEKREKKGKNRALMIKKPFLKTGFLAIVISVIIFLAIVVLTVSLITVTTYSGVSQKIFCRTCHVIRNEFDALKKSPHKDVPCLSCHGSPGVFGFSFRMADGLQNGLSYVFKTYKEPIVSEVSNDACLRCHYDIKRRLAVNNAIQVSHKEFLDTGYKCSDCHNTVAHGDVIAQPKMPYMDKCTACHNNKKAPTTCGLCHMEKMKREVRTPGPWAITHGPTWERTHGMGNLTTCIICHETEKCERCHIEMPHPESWPYIHGDEAKKGSIGDDCCNCHLNSFCEDCHRFEMPHPFGFLPGHPGIVKKNGDEICYTCHIKGDCNACHERHMHPGLQHLMTE